A window from Deinococcus aerolatus encodes these proteins:
- a CDS encoding MFS transporter, with protein MPLTLFRDRNRWGMLLLAVGPMGAFFLVTLFMQHILAYSRIQTGLAWLPFAVGIAVSSGVASKLVSRFAPRAIGAAGMLIAAGGMFWLSTTGVSANYALNLLPGIFLTAFRFGLGFMPLTLTAVRGVREQESGIASALLNAAQQLGVALGLALLSTVAVVARASDALVQRYSIGLMADALILVVAAIITALVINARPQSSGEESTPTH; from the coding sequence CTGCCTCTGACCCTCTTCCGTGACCGCAACCGTTGGGGCATGCTGCTGCTCGCCGTGGGGCCGATGGGTGCCTTCTTCCTCGTGACGCTGTTCATGCAGCACATCCTGGCGTACAGCCGCATCCAGACGGGTCTGGCCTGGTTGCCGTTCGCTGTGGGGATCGCGGTCTCCTCAGGAGTGGCCTCGAAGCTCGTGAGCCGCTTTGCACCCCGGGCGATTGGGGCGGCTGGCATGCTGATCGCGGCAGGAGGCATGTTCTGGCTGTCGACGACGGGTGTGAGCGCCAACTACGCCCTCAACCTTCTCCCTGGAATTTTCTTGACGGCGTTCAGATTCGGGCTGGGCTTCATGCCTCTAACGCTCACGGCCGTTCGTGGCGTCAGGGAACAGGAGTCCGGCATTGCCTCAGCGCTGCTGAACGCCGCACAGCAGCTTGGTGTGGCGTTGGGCCTGGCCCTGCTGTCCACAGTGGCCGTGGTGGCCAGGGCGAGTGACGCGCTGGTCCAGAGGTACAGCATTGGACTGATGGCCGACGCCCTGATCCTGGTGGTCGCGGCGATCATCACGGCGCTGGTCATCAACGCCCGTCCCCAATCGAGCGGTGAGGAGTCCACCCCGACCCACTGA